TCTCGAGATTTCGCCAAAGATACAAGTAGTAGTTTAATTATGgtcattaaaaaagtgaatttgaTTCTGCCCCATTTTCGACACTTGAAAATTCATAACATATAAGCTACTCTAATGCCtttcttgtaaataaataaatttaatatatatggcTAAACATATCAACTCatcttttttctataaatattttcttagttaaaaattaagcagtgcactttcatttaaataaatatttaagagaaaatcgaaaatttcatCCTCCATACAAgtcgaaaatgatttattatcaAACAGTTCCAGTGCAAGTAGGAATGAAATTGTTTCTACATATTACCACTGAAATAGACACTAATTTCGCAGGAATTAAAACacgtttaaaagaaaattaaatgtttcccATTTTAGTTACTTATTCACGCACAATATATATACGTCAGACTAATGTTATTTCCAGGTATTGCGTCAATACAGATACGTTATTTCCGCTTATCAGTCGCTTATCTCGGCAGGTATAAAGCCGTACTACACGTCCAGAGTTGTCAAAGTAGTGATTCACTGCCAGACCTTCAGTGCGTGCTAAACCACAGAAGATGAACCCTCCGTCCTACGACGCCGCAACAGGCGAAAAGGGCCAACACTCGGCGGCGCCCTATCCTCCGGCAACAACCGCGGGGATGTACCCTCCCACCGGCGCCGGATTCAGTGCTGGACCACCTTCGCAGCCACCGCCGCCCATCGGCTTTCAGTATCCGTCAAACCCCCAGGCCCCGTTTATGCCTCAGCCCGAGTATCTTCCACAAGGAGTGGTTATTACGCAGCAGCCTTTGATAACCGTACCGAGCGGAACAACAACTGTCGTCCATGTTACCAGAGTTCCCCGTGAGTGccgaatgtttaaaaataagttatatATCTATTAAGCGAGTGtagaaaaaacgtttttttataattaatttgaaatgctgATATTATCTGAATTTTTGATATAGCAGCCATTATTTTCATCCTTTCCTgagggtttaaaaatattgtttctcaaattctttaaattaaactcccACACAAcaccttttcaaaaatatataattatttaaagataacatattttttcataatggcaataaattaaaccaggcttcatcctcgttgcaaaaatcgtcgtttttaatctaatcgtttaatttattgccattatgAACACAACCTCAAGTGGTCacctatttcaaaaatattttttcttgtttatcTGTTCCCTTTCtcaggttgatttttttaatatctttataagaaaatcaatcatgaagtttatttattagttcattaattattcatcttCTTCTTTGTCGTCGTCCAAAGATATTGGATCCAGAGGAAAGATTCTACTTGGGCGAAAAGCATAAAGGGAAAGGGAAGAAAATAGCTCGCTGAAAGTATTGGGCGAGGGTGGTTTCTAAAATATATGAGCGGTTTAAAAGTTGTTGAGGGCTTTTCTCTTtgaatttgacttttaaattttatatgtttCGACGCATTCCAAAATCACACCAGTAAATATTTCGGatgaaaggaataaaattatttttaattaaattgattaatattgGCTGATGAAATCATAAGCTCTCTAGGAATTTTGAGTTAAAACCTTGGCATGACTGAAGTCCAGGGTTTTATTATTCAAGGACAAATTTGGCGCtttcctgaaattaaaattccgaTTTTTATTACAGATCTGCCCCTGCCACCTGCTTCTTCCCGCTACGAGTGTCCTTCGTGCAAAGGTGACATCCGCACCAGGGTCGAGTACAAAACAGGAACCAAAACGCACTTAATAGCCGCTCTTTTGTGCCTTTTCGGGTAagcattttcttcttttcttgCCAGATAAGTTATCTGCGCGCGTATGTATTTGAATTGTGAATAATCTCATTGTTGTCCACTAGCTGCTGGTGCTGTGTACCCATTCCTTATTGCTGCTCCAACGACTGCAAGGACGCGCACCACTACTGCCCCCACTGTGACGCGTACATCGGCATCTCggctagaaattaattttcgttacgctaaaaattaatgactGAATGATAATTGTTGCCTATgataaagcaatttaattataaatttgtatcGACGTGGTTTGCTGAGcatgaaaaaatacaacaaaatgttttccttgtttactacatttatttattttctgaaaaattgaaaccagtcagttaaaacttatttattttcttaaatgcatcaattaaagtttttattttttctgacttGTCATCTCATTTTCATACGTAgattccttaaaaaatatattcattgcGAGAGATCAGATGGCAAAGTTACAATTTTCTCTTAACATGTTTAGATACGCATTGTACGCAATTACAAGAtggtattttattcaaaacaattttttttctgacagAAATTCATTCCTATTATTGGCTGCCTCTGTGCAAGAGGCATCTGGTTCGAGAAGCACACATCATGCTTGGTGATCAGCAGGTACATGTAAATGTTATTGAATTCTCTTTTGCTAAAACAACAGTCTACggaaaaatgtcaaaagtACTAATAGGAACCGATAGTTGGGGAAttaaaaaggttgaaaattaaaataaagtcaGCTGCCGAGCCGTAATGTTTTGATTCTGCACAAGCCGCTCTAACTCGCAAGTGCCGCGGTGTTTTTTCTACGACCCGTGACTACTCGAAAGGCACAAAAATGTGTCAATGGCGTAATCCTAGGGTGTAAAATTATCAAGTTAAAAATCGAGAGGTCTTTCCTTCGGCAGATAAAGTAGCAACAGATTGAAGCGGTGTTTGATAACGGTTAAAAAGTGGCGGGCGGCCACCAGCAACAGATTTTGCGCCACATCGCAGATGGATGAAACACGTTGATTATCTGGGTCAAGAATCTAGAAGCCTTTGTTGAAATGGACAACTTTGTCAGAAGGGAACTCAACCCTACTGCTGGGGCGGCATCGCCTGCGGTGGCCCCATGACTCTGGGCGGACCGTGCGGGAACATGACATTGTTCGGCTGTTGCCCGCCTTGCATGCCCGCTGACGGGTGCCAATTCTGCAACAAATCGAATAAATAGTTAggaatgtattttttgtttaaatcgcTGATTGTGATTTATGTTGATTTTCAGCTACTTAagagaaaatatcaaattgataTCTGCTGATATTCGAGAATATTTTACgcaaatgttttgaaatcgATTCCTTATTGCtaaattcctattttatttgtgccgcttctcattttaaattcgagAGAGTTGCTCCAGACCAGAATTCAACCGCACAAGGACTTAAATTGGAATGCCAAAAACACTTATGCCATTAGGAGTAaagcgaaacaaaaataaattacctcgACTTGACCATAAATCAGACTTTTGATAGTtccaaaaaccaatttttcacTATAAACGAAacccttgaaaataaaactatgtattctagtttaatttaaaaatgtaaaattgaaattctggaagaaaaatattaatttttcaccaaaagctagaggtctcagccagccacgccttttttcgcaaaaaatcgtttagatggttttgactgaattattttaataaatttattggactaaaaatatctcaaaaaaaTTTCCGAGAAcgagaaggaaaaattgaatcattttctCTGGTTTTCAGCCAGTTGAGATGGTTCAAGACTATTTAAAGACACCTTTTGGACGCTTCTCAATGATTTTGGGGGATTTGGCagttttaaacgattttaattaGGGTTAAAATGGCTTTAAATTAGAATGAGTCTTAACTAGCCACGCTGTACCACGCTAGACGGCAAATTTAGGATCACGTGGGAAGCCGCCAGCCGCTATGAATCTAGCTAAGCTGCGCAAACCGCCcatgaaaaagggtcaaaaattaaaaagtgcaggaggaAAAATATCTCCCGCAGCTCTTCGAACCTTCTAACTTtacgtttaaaattcaacacgaTTCGTATTTAAAATCTCATCCTTCAGAGCTCCTAACTCGCAAACACCATCAAATTTAGGAATTTCCTTGGACAGCCTAATTCAATGATTGGAAagagtttgaatttgaaaaagtcaCCATCAATTTATCACAGTAGCCAAATAGTTTCCTTATCAGCTGCTGGctaattcagatttttattcaattttaagtcGAAAAATCGGTTGACTGAATTTTTTCGGCTTAATGACAGGCAGATAGAGTGGCTTTTAACGTTGAACGGTTGCATTAAACTTATTAAACCTCTGTTCAGCGCATCCCGTGGGCTCTGAACGGATAATATGGGgccagaggagcttgggcccattTTTGCGCCTCCCCGCTCTGAGGTCATTGATTTAAACGCCAGACTtgtgtccctaaagccgctgtaAAGGTGCGAAAGCCAGCAAGTGGCGAATCCTGGCCCATTTAGAGCTATTTCTGCGTCTTGAGTCATTaaccacattaaaatttagtattcCAGGTAATTCTTGTCaccataattttgattttttttcattggtCGGAATTAATGGCTACATTATCACTGTTTAGGTCTGacgttgaatttattattttaataatttaaaagtgtaaaaaattttaaattaaagttggAGCTGATtccttcttaattttttatcattcgtTACTTCCCTAATTTCATGCAATTAAGCTAGATTTTTAGTataagcatttaaaaaataataaccatTTGATGGGCAACAGGGGCACCAGAGAAGAACTGCGGCGGAAACGGGTTTGGTGGCATCCCATTAGGGAAGGCGTGTTGGTTGGCGGGTggtccaccgccgccgccgcctccgctgcCCATTTGGCCGGCTTGCGGGTGGAAGAAGTGGGGCTGCGGGGGTTGTGGGGGCCGCTGGGGCGCGAAGCCAGGCGGCACCTGCATCAATGAGGGGGCGCCTCGCTGCTGCATCAGCCGCATGAAGTTGTCAAATGCCGGCGACGAGTTGGCGTTTGACGGGCCCGGCAGCCCCTTTGTCGGGCTCGGGGGCAACGGCGGGGACGGCGTGCCCAAACCTCCATTCACTGAAAAGCGAATTCAGTGCGTTTCAGTGTCGAGAAGAAAAGAAGCGTTTTGGGGAGTAATTTCTATATTTGCAACCAGCTTACAGAGGGTTTGTTGAAAAAGCAAAGCACATATTaagaaacattaatttgaacTAAATTCTAAGATCATCATGCACcagaaataaaacaatccATGCTTTACATGCACAAATAATAtctaaaactaattttacacAGCGTTTTTACATTATAGTTTGACgcctttgaaattttagacaaGCTCAGCGTCCGGGAGGCGCCGATGGAAGGTcagagtattttttaatttatcctcGAGTTCCTTCCTGCGCAACACCGACTTTTGCTTGCGCTTACTTTTGCGTTGGGCCTTTTTGAGCTCTGCTTTACCTTGCTGGAATGGCTGCACCACTGtgtttccagtttttccaAACGGCTGCATCAGCGGAGGCGGACCCATCCGCTGTCCGGCCGGCGCTCTGAGCGCGTGGCTTCGGTCCGGAGTGCTTTGGCTCTCAGTGTTCTCCCGCCTTGGGGCTTGGAAATTGGTTCTCTCAGGAATGTTCCTGTTTTCCGTGACCTCCCTCCTaggctgctgttgctgcttgTTGGACTTGTGGCTCTTGGACCTCGGCTGTGGCGCTGGCGGTTGCCTGGGGCAGTTGCGCGCCAGATGGCCTATTTTCTTGCAGATGCGGCAGCCGCGGTCGTTGGGCACCTGGCCTTCCGTCAGGTAACGAGGGTCGAACAAATAGTCCTgcgaaatatttgattttaattagagaCTTTCAACatgatgttttgaaattaaagaggaatgataacgaatatttatttttcccgaaaattttttaagtttctctATAACAAccagttcaaattttttcgaaacacataaatttgagaaaaatttgatcaatt
The nucleotide sequence above comes from Cloeon dipterum chromosome X, ieCloDipt1.1, whole genome shotgun sequence. Encoded proteins:
- the LOC135945010 gene encoding lipopolysaccharide-induced tumor necrosis factor-alpha factor homolog: MNPPSYDAATGEKGQHSAAPYPPATTAGMYPPTGAGFSAGPPSQPPPPIGFQYPSNPQAPFMPQPEYLPQGVVITQQPLITVPSGTTTVVHVTRVPHLPLPPASSRYECPSCKGDIRTRVEYKTGTKTHLIAALLCLFGCWCCVPIPYCCSNDCKDAHHYCPHCDAYIGISARN